One Deefgea tanakiae genomic region harbors:
- a CDS encoding pseudouridine synthase produces MKPNKPKTYPPRAIINKSPASNTHVASLARALSKLGFCSRSEGEALVARGEVSVNGKVCVDINRRVDMQRDQLTVNGQAVSAEKMVYLMLNKPRGLITSAQDEKNRDTVFSCFEGATLPHIGPVGRLDKASEGLLLFTNDTKWAARLTDPVSHLDKIYHVQIDSQATPELITAMQAGVMLDDGTLLKAKRVSLLRSGEKNAWLEVVLDEGKNRHIRRLLEANQINTLRLMRVAIGGLELGELAKGEWRELNAAEIASLKTN; encoded by the coding sequence ATGAAACCCAATAAACCCAAGACGTATCCACCCAGAGCCATTATCAATAAATCGCCAGCAAGCAATACCCATGTTGCCAGCTTGGCACGGGCTTTGTCGAAACTGGGTTTTTGCTCGCGCAGTGAAGGTGAAGCACTGGTCGCGCGCGGGGAGGTGAGCGTGAATGGCAAAGTCTGCGTCGATATCAACCGCCGCGTCGATATGCAACGCGATCAACTGACCGTCAACGGCCAAGCGGTGAGCGCTGAGAAAATGGTTTATCTGATGCTCAACAAACCGCGCGGCCTGATTACCAGCGCGCAAGACGAAAAAAACCGCGATACAGTTTTTTCATGTTTCGAAGGTGCAACGCTGCCCCACATCGGCCCCGTTGGGCGGCTCGATAAAGCCAGCGAAGGCTTGCTGCTATTCACCAACGACACGAAATGGGCGGCACGCCTCACCGATCCAGTTAGCCATTTGGACAAAATCTACCACGTGCAAATCGACAGCCAAGCGACGCCCGAGCTAATCACCGCGATGCAAGCGGGTGTGATGCTGGATGACGGCACATTATTAAAAGCAAAGCGTGTATCGCTGTTACGCAGCGGCGAAAAAAATGCGTGGTTGGAAGTCGTGCTCGACGAAGGCAAAAACCGCCACATCCGCCGCCTACTCGAAGCGAATCAAATCAACACGCTACGCCTGATGCGTGTGGCGATTGGTGGCTTGGAATTAGGGGAATTAGCGAAAGGCGAATGGCGGGAATTGAATGCGGCGGAAATCGCAAGTTTGAAAACT